The proteins below come from a single Torulaspora delbrueckii CBS 1146 chromosome 5, complete genome genomic window:
- the TDEL0E05760 gene encoding glycoside hydrolase family 32 protein (similar to Saccharomyces cerevisiae SUC2 (YIL162W)) → MYYDASAESVSRPLVHYTPKAGWMNDPNGLFYDRSESTWHIYYQYNPNDTVWGSPLYWGHASSKDLTTWTEHADALSPSSNDSSVFSGCVVVDRNNTSGFFNDSINPEQRVVALYTEHSPVSQRQFAAYSLNGGYTFEKYEHNPVLDGNSTQFRDPKVIWHEETEKWVMTATRSHEYVVQIFSSSDLKSWELESNFTRHGFLGYQYECPGLAKVPIVGNSSLVSSGVTHKWVMFLSINPGSPMGGSFTQYFVGDFDGKVFTPDTAETRLLDYGKDYYALQTFSATENDDVLGLAWASNWDYAAYVPTYPWRGSMSLVRNFSLREYQPNSEAAQLNLFSEPIINYDALRLNQSIQTNATNIKKNDQLFFNLSSSAHGLLDLSFEWTVNKSNVGKKDFSALTVKLIGATDKEEYLELGYEANAQAFFFNRGNSNVNSMKENSFYSDKMSANVEPYELLSENEAVFKVHAILDRNIAEIYLNDGVSVTTNTFFLTDGNFIGALEVRSSVDDVYTVSNFNVKTTSG, encoded by the coding sequence ATGTACTATGATGCATCCGCAGAGTCTGTCTCTCGTCCTCTGGTCCATTATACGCCTAAGGCTGGTTGGATGAACGACCCTAATGGGTTGTTTTACGATCGCTCGGAGTCCACTTGGCACATTTACTACCAGTATAATCCGAATGATACCGTGTGGGGTTCACCGTTGTATTGGGGCCACGCATCTTCGAAGGATTTGACCACTTGGACCGAGCATGCTGATGCGCTCTCCCCTTCGAGTAATGACTCTAGCGTCTTTTCGGGTtgtgttgttgttgatcGTAACAACACTTCTGGGTTCTTCAACGACTCTATCAACCCTGAGCAGAGAGTCGTGGCACTTTACACTGAACATTCGCCTGTCTCTCAAAGACAGTTTGCTGCTTACTCGTTGAATGGCGGGTACACTTTTGAGAAGTACGAGCACAATCCGGTTCTAGACGGTAACTCCACCCAGTTCAGAGATCCTAAGGTTATCTGGCACGAGGAGACTGAAAAGTGGGTCATGACCGCTACACGTTCGCATGAGTACGTTGTGCAGATTTTCAGCTCGTCTGATCTAAAGAGCTGGGAGCTGGAGTCGAACTTCACTCGTCATGGCTTCTTAGGTTATCAGTATGAATGCCCGGGCTTGGCTAAGGTACCCATTGTTggaaattcttctttggtcaGCAGTGGTGTTACTCACAAGTGGGTGATGTTTTTAAGTATCAACCCTGGCTCACCCATGGGTGGCTCTTTCACGCAATATTTCGTTGGTGATTTTGATGGTAAAGTATTCACTCCAGACACTGCTGAGACCAGATTGCTGGATTACGGTAAGGATTATTATGCTTTACAAACTTTTTCTGCGACTGAGAACGACGATGTGTTGGGATTGGCATGGGCTTCTAACTGGGATTACGCTGCGTATGTTCCAACATATCCTTGGAGGGGGTCGATGTCCTTGGTGCGTAATTTCAGTCTTAGAGAATACCAGCCAAACAGTGAGGCCGCCCAGCTAAATCTGTTCAGCGAGCCTATTATTAACTACGACGCCTTGCGATTGAACCAGTCCATCCAAACAAATGCCACAAACATCAAGAAAAACGAccaactcttcttcaacttaaGCTCGAGTGCTCATGGGCTGTTGGACTTGTCTTTTGAATGGACGGTCAACAAGAGTAATGTCGGTAAGAAAGATTTTTCTGCTCTAACTGTCAAGCTGATCGGAGCAACtgacaaagaagaatacttGGAACTTGGTTACGAGGCCAACGCCCAggccttcttctttaacaGAGGCAATAGTAATGTCAATTCTATGAAGGAAAATTCATTTTACTCCGATAAAATGTCTGCCAACGTCGAACCTTATGAACTCTTATCAGAGAATGAAGCAGTGTTCAAGGTCCATGCTATTTTGGACAGAAATATTGCTGAGATCTACCTAAACGATGGTGTTTCTGTAACGACTAATACTTTTTTCCTCACAGACGGTAACTTTATTGGGGCTTTGGAAGTGCGTAGCTCAGTCGATGACGTCTATACTGTCTCAAACTTCAATGTCAAAACAACTAGCGGTTAA